Proteins encoded within one genomic window of Helicobacter sp. 'house sparrow 1':
- a CDS encoding ABC transporter permease encodes MILNAFFLAFKQIRKNYLRAFLTMLGIIIGVGSVIVMIALGNGTTKMITQQISSLGSNLLIIMPARGLNTGGGSLKRNFSMQEVNNLKMRLQGYKAIAPVSSSSTLAQFQGSNTQTTINGVTKEYFEVTEWKVSMGRHFKDNEYAKNVCVLGQSVKKALFNEANPLGSQVRISKIVCEVVGVLESKGQGAMGQDQDDVILIPFKVFNRSISGTNSIFNINRIFIALKDTTDSTQATQEVKNILREVRSIKAGQLDTFEVMDTKEIQKTLQSTTKTLTLFLGAVASVSLFVGGIGIMNIMLVSVTERTKEIGTRLAIGALASDVLLQFLIESIVISAFGGIIGITLAFLISLYLSFYMQIPFVFDIWVAIGAFLFSAIVGIIFGFLPARRASKLDPIQALRYE; translated from the coding sequence ATGATTCTAAACGCCTTTTTTCTTGCATTTAAGCAAATTAGAAAAAATTATTTGAGAGCTTTTCTTACAATGCTAGGCATTATCATAGGGGTTGGCTCTGTGATTGTAATGATTGCATTAGGCAATGGGACTACAAAAATGATTACACAACAAATATCTAGCCTAGGAAGCAATCTTTTAATAATAATGCCTGCTAGAGGGTTAAATACAGGTGGCGGTTCTTTAAAAAGAAACTTTAGCATGCAAGAAGTTAATAATCTAAAAATGCGTCTTCAAGGCTATAAAGCCATTGCTCCCGTATCTAGTTCAAGCACACTTGCACAATTTCAAGGTTCTAATACACAAACTACAATTAATGGTGTAACAAAAGAATATTTTGAAGTTACAGAATGGAAAGTCTCAATGGGGCGCCATTTCAAGGATAATGAATATGCAAAAAATGTATGCGTTCTTGGACAAAGTGTAAAAAAGGCTCTTTTTAATGAAGCCAATCCTTTAGGCTCTCAAGTTCGAATCTCAAAAATTGTATGCGAGGTTGTGGGCGTTTTAGAATCAAAGGGTCAAGGAGCTATGGGACAAGATCAAGATGATGTAATTCTTATTCCATTTAAAGTTTTTAATCGTAGCATATCTGGCACCAATAGCATCTTTAATATCAATAGAATCTTTATTGCACTAAAAGACACTACAGATAGCACACAGGCCACTCAGGAAGTTAAAAATATACTAAGAGAAGTAAGAAGTATCAAGGCAGGACAGTTGGATACTTTTGAAGTAATGGATACAAAAGAGATACAAAAAACTCTTCAAAGCACCACCAAAACCCTTACCCTGTTTTTGGGTGCAGTAGCAAGTGTGAGTTTATTTGTTGGTGGTATTGGCATTATGAACATTATGCTTGTTTCAGTGACAGAGAGAACAAAAGAAATAGGCACAAGATTAGCAATTGGTGCATTGGCTAGTGATGTATTGTTACAATTTTTGATAGAATCTATTGTAATTAGCGCTTTTGGGGGAATCATTGGCATCACTCTAGCATTTTTGATCTCATTGTATTTATCTTTTTATATGCAAATACCTTTTGTGTTTGATATTTGGGTAGCTATTGGAGCATTTTTATTTTCTGCCATTGTGGGCATTATTTTTGGCTTTTTACCTGCAAGAAGAGCTTCAAAACTAGATCCTATACAGGCTTTGCGTTATGAATAA
- a CDS encoding ABC transporter ATP-binding protein, with protein MNFIELKNITKTYGSGKNTFKALKGVSLDIKKGDFIALMGPSGSGKSTMANILGCLDTPTSGQYLFEGTNVSSLSGNQRALLRRYFIGFIFQGFNLLTRTSALENVELPLLYRGVKKQARRKLAYEALEMVGLEKWANHSSAELSGGQCQRVAIARAIVTRPLFLLADEPTGNLDTKRSIEIMQILQRLNQDLKITILMVTHEPDMVEYATREIHFLDGNINKKIETKMGKK; from the coding sequence ATGAACTTTATTGAACTAAAAAATATCACCAAAACCTATGGAAGCGGGAAAAATACCTTTAAGGCACTAAAGGGGGTGAGTCTTGATATCAAAAAGGGTGATTTCATTGCCCTAATGGGTCCATCTGGATCTGGAAAATCTACAATGGCAAATATACTTGGTTGTCTTGATACTCCAACAAGCGGGCAATATCTATTTGAAGGGACTAATGTATCCTCACTTAGTGGCAATCAGCGTGCCTTACTCAGGCGTTATTTTATTGGTTTTATTTTTCAAGGCTTCAATCTTTTGACAAGAACTTCAGCATTAGAAAATGTGGAACTGCCCCTCTTGTATCGTGGAGTAAAAAAACAAGCAAGAAGAAAGCTTGCTTATGAGGCTTTAGAGATGGTGGGTCTTGAAAAATGGGCAAATCATAGTAGTGCAGAACTAAGTGGAGGACAATGCCAAAGAGTTGCAATTGCAAGAGCTATAGTAACAAGACCTCTTTTCTTACTTGCAGATGAACCTACCGGAAACTTAGATACAAAAAGAAGTATTGAGATTATGCAAATCCTACAAAGACTAAATCAAGATCTAAAAATTACTATCTTAATGGTAACCCACGAACCTGATATGGTAGAATATGCAACTAGGGAAATACACTTTCTTGATGGCAATATCAATAAAAAGATTGAAACAAAGATGGGTAAAAAATGA
- a CDS encoding efflux RND transporter periplasmic adaptor subunit: MKKRSIQEVITPQKNKYYWLYITLFLLVVIFFITAYFVFTQKPKTTFITTKPTFGDITQTISATGTLSATNDVDVGSQISGTIYKVYVDVNDNVKKGQILAEINPNKLKQTLDGYEAQLNSAQANLEASKITLQQKQWNYDKLSKLYKATRGQSPSQLELETARLDFLQAQADIKIKEANIQQIQTNINAAKIDLQNSVITSPIDGIILKREISEGQTVAASLNTPTLFTLAENLKDMKLVVNISESDIGKVKIDQKVFFSVDAYPNRVFYAKVNRVNFASTTTDNITSYETNIFVDNDQLLLRPGMSATANIEVASAKNAMLIPVSAIFYRPQVQVAQKKKSTSLFPTQPPRQKRSINPNQTITSQQATIWVLKDNQPQEINVELGVSNSKFVQIISDFITENTLIITDSTTK; the protein is encoded by the coding sequence ATGAAAAAAAGGTCCATTCAAGAAGTAATCACCCCTCAAAAAAATAAATACTACTGGCTTTATATCACCTTATTCTTACTTGTTGTTATTTTTTTTATTACTGCCTATTTTGTTTTTACTCAAAAACCAAAAACTACTTTTATTACCACAAAACCTACCTTTGGGGATATTACTCAAACCATTTCTGCTACAGGAACCCTATCAGCTACAAATGATGTAGATGTAGGTAGTCAAATATCAGGCACAATTTACAAAGTTTATGTAGATGTTAATGATAATGTAAAAAAAGGTCAGATATTAGCAGAAATCAATCCCAATAAACTTAAACAAACCCTTGATGGTTATGAAGCGCAACTCAACTCCGCGCAAGCAAATTTAGAAGCCTCAAAAATTACTCTTCAACAAAAGCAGTGGAATTATGACAAACTTTCAAAGCTCTATAAGGCTACAAGGGGACAAAGCCCCTCTCAACTAGAGCTTGAAACTGCAAGACTAGACTTCCTTCAAGCACAAGCAGATATCAAGATTAAAGAAGCAAATATCCAACAAATTCAAACCAATATCAATGCTGCAAAAATTGATCTACAAAACTCTGTCATCACAAGTCCTATTGATGGAATTATTCTTAAAAGGGAAATTAGTGAGGGACAAACAGTAGCTGCAAGTCTAAATACCCCTACTCTCTTTACACTTGCAGAAAATTTAAAAGATATGAAACTTGTTGTCAATATCTCAGAATCTGATATTGGAAAAGTAAAAATAGATCAAAAAGTTTTTTTTAGCGTAGATGCATATCCTAATAGAGTGTTTTATGCAAAAGTCAATCGTGTTAATTTTGCCTCTACTACCACAGATAATATTACAAGCTATGAGACAAATATTTTTGTAGATAATGATCAGCTTCTGCTTAGACCTGGAATGAGTGCAACTGCAAATATTGAAGTTGCATCTGCAAAAAATGCGATGCTTATTCCTGTCTCTGCAATCTTTTATCGGCCTCAAGTCCAAGTGGCACAAAAGAAAAAAAGCACCTCATTATTTCCAACCCAACCTCCAAGACAAAAGCGTAGCATTAACCCAAATCAAACCATTACAAGCCAACAAGCTACTATATGGGTTTTAAAAGACAATCAACCTCAAGAAATAAATGTAGAACTTGGGGTTTCTAACTCAAAGTTTGTTCAAATTATTTCAGACTTTATCACAGAAAATACTCTCATCATTACAGATTCCACAACCAAATGA
- a CDS encoding TolC family protein, with protein MKFVVSALALIIFFTGCATLPKDDELITQIGVPKDFIHQKTLQTLGQKNIVQKDYLQTFFDLFQDKELEALIHQALKNNTNLLTLESKIAQARSNAKISTANLFPSTSINLNYNYSDRNYKNVQVNYNQNSLNAALSLSWEIDLFGKLNALRKANIQTYLASQQTLENAKVSLIADVATYYFTILQLHQMIELNRLIINNLEDIFLITEQKYKIGLVDISDLNTAKNNLLSQKNSLLSLQYSLEQNQNALLVLLNQQEYNFNFDNEKIFAQAQIPIINSMPSSVLLNRPDVSSGIHTLRASFYTKTNKQLALLPSISISGSLGELLLSSAGAGQLVWQIASSLAMPLLNRQSLTQAYISAKEDLKQAYYSLQNIINTAIQEINNASINLKTSQESFQNSQEGFNFFTNVLENTKKRRYQNLIDDLSVLEVENNYYQAKNNLISASLQLNTALILLYKAFAGNFNTIEEK; from the coding sequence TTGAAGTTTGTTGTATCTGCTTTAGCTCTTATCATATTCTTCACGGGTTGTGCTACACTCCCAAAAGATGATGAACTAATCACTCAAATAGGTGTCCCTAAAGATTTTATACATCAAAAGACATTGCAAACATTGGGACAAAAAAACATAGTCCAAAAGGATTATTTGCAAACTTTTTTTGATCTATTTCAAGACAAGGAACTTGAAGCACTCATCCATCAGGCCTTGAAAAACAATACAAATCTACTAACTCTAGAATCTAAAATCGCACAGGCAAGAAGTAATGCAAAAATCAGCACAGCAAATCTTTTTCCATCCACATCCATCAATTTAAACTATAACTATAGTGACAGAAACTATAAAAATGTCCAAGTCAATTACAATCAAAACTCTCTAAATGCAGCGCTTTCATTAAGCTGGGAAATTGATCTTTTTGGGAAACTCAATGCATTAAGAAAGGCAAATATTCAAACCTATCTTGCAAGCCAACAGACTTTAGAAAATGCAAAAGTAAGCCTAATTGCTGATGTAGCAACCTATTATTTTACAATTTTACAACTTCATCAAATGATTGAGCTCAATAGATTAATTATCAATAATCTTGAAGATATTTTTCTAATTACTGAACAAAAATATAAAATTGGGCTTGTTGATATTAGTGATCTAAACACTGCCAAAAACAATCTTTTATCACAAAAAAACAGCCTTTTATCATTGCAATATTCCTTAGAGCAAAATCAAAATGCTTTGCTTGTTCTTTTAAATCAACAAGAGTATAACTTTAATTTTGACAATGAAAAAATCTTTGCTCAAGCACAAATTCCAATCATTAATTCTATGCCCTCAAGTGTTCTTTTAAATCGTCCTGATGTCAGCTCTGGAATCCATACCCTAAGGGCAAGTTTTTATACAAAAACAAATAAGCAATTAGCTCTCTTACCCTCCATTAGTATTAGTGGAAGTCTTGGAGAACTTTTATTATCAAGTGCAGGTGCTGGTCAATTAGTCTGGCAGATTGCAAGCTCTCTTGCAATGCCTCTTTTAAATCGACAATCCCTTACACAAGCCTATATCAGCGCAAAAGAGGATCTCAAACAAGCCTATTATAGTCTTCAAAACATTATTAATACAGCCATACAAGAAATCAATAATGCAAGCATCAATCTAAAAACCTCACAAGAGAGTTTTCAAAATTCACAAGAAGGATTTAATTTTTTTACAAATGTTCTTGAAAATACTAAAAAAAGAAGGTATCAAAATCTTATTGATGACCTCTCTGTGCTTGAAGTAGAAAATAATTATTACCAAGCTAAAAATAATTTAATTAGTGCATCTTTGCAACTAAACACTGCTCTTATTCTTTTATATAAAGCCTTCGCAGGGAATTTTAATACCATAGAGGAGAAGTAA
- a CDS encoding Do family serine endopeptidase, translated as MKSKIFLSFVLAGALCAFEIQSMPDVSNRIGPEVNENSVYSYHNSIKEAISVVVNISTQKKIKTQFQNNPMFNDPFFQQFFGDLYNQIPKDRIERALGSGVIISSDGYIVTNNHVIDGADKILVTLPNSTKEYNATLVGTDPDSDLAVIRIDKKDLPFIKFANSSTTMIGDVVFAIGNPFGVGETVTKGIVSALNKNGVGINNYENFIQTDASINPGNSGGALIDTRGALVGINTAILSRSGNSSGVGFAIPSDMVKQVVMQLIKDGKIERGYLGVGIQDVSNDLRETYNNQEGAVVISLDKDSPAKKAGLMVWDLITEVNGKKVKNSAELKNFIGMLKPDQDVVLKILRDKKEMAINVKLAERNKSKKDSPVSTKGNEEGELRGLRVESITPQIRQRYRIGNDIQGVIVTNVAEDSPAQEVGFMQGDIIAQIENITIKNTSDFTNALNKFKGKTKRILVYSANGVKTIVTK; from the coding sequence ATGAAAAGTAAGATTTTTTTAAGTTTTGTTTTAGCAGGTGCTTTGTGTGCTTTTGAAATACAAAGTATGCCTGATGTCTCTAATCGTATAGGACCAGAGGTTAATGAAAACTCAGTATATTCTTACCACAATTCTATTAAAGAAGCTATTTCTGTAGTTGTTAATATCTCCACTCAAAAAAAGATAAAAACACAATTTCAAAATAATCCAATGTTTAATGATCCATTTTTCCAACAATTTTTTGGGGATTTGTATAACCAGATTCCAAAAGATAGAATTGAAAGAGCTCTTGGGAGTGGCGTGATTATTTCTTCTGATGGTTATATTGTTACAAATAATCATGTGATTGATGGGGCTGATAAAATTTTAGTTACATTACCAAATAGCACCAAAGAATATAATGCCACTCTTGTTGGAACTGATCCAGATAGCGATCTTGCTGTAATAAGGATCGATAAGAAAGACTTACCTTTTATTAAATTTGCCAATAGTAGCACTACAATGATTGGAGATGTTGTATTTGCAATTGGCAATCCTTTTGGAGTTGGGGAGACTGTTACAAAAGGAATTGTTTCTGCTCTAAATAAAAATGGTGTGGGGATTAATAATTATGAAAACTTTATTCAAACAGATGCTTCAATCAATCCAGGAAATTCAGGAGGAGCTTTGATTGATACAAGAGGGGCTTTAGTAGGCATTAATACAGCAATCCTTTCAAGATCAGGGAATAGCTCAGGTGTTGGTTTTGCAATTCCTTCTGATATGGTGAAGCAAGTTGTAATGCAATTGATTAAAGATGGAAAGATTGAGAGGGGTTATTTAGGAGTAGGTATTCAAGATGTAAGTAATGACTTACGAGAGACCTATAATAACCAAGAGGGGGCTGTAGTTATTAGTTTGGATAAAGATTCCCCTGCAAAAAAAGCAGGTTTAATGGTATGGGATTTAATTACAGAGGTAAATGGTAAGAAAGTTAAAAATAGTGCAGAACTTAAAAACTTTATTGGAATGCTAAAACCAGATCAAGATGTTGTGCTTAAGATTCTAAGAGATAAAAAAGAAATGGCGATAAATGTTAAACTAGCAGAGCGCAATAAGAGCAAAAAAGATAGCCCTGTTAGCACTAAGGGAAATGAAGAGGGAGAATTAAGAGGATTGAGAGTAGAAAGTATTACGCCACAAATCCGCCAAAGATATCGCATTGGTAATGATATTCAAGGGGTAATTGTTACAAATGTAGCAGAGGATTCTCCTGCGCAAGAAGTTGGTTTTATGCAAGGGGATATAATTGCTCAAATAGAAAATATTACAATTAAAAATACTAGTGATTTTACAAATGCTCTCAATAAATTTAAAGGCAAAACTAAAAGAATTTTGGTTTATTCAGCAAATGGAGTAAAAACTATAGTAACTAAGTAA
- the ccoG gene encoding cytochrome c oxidase accessory protein CcoG — protein MKISYRKKRYFFYSLLSLILTFLPFITINNNQIFLLSFIHKELHLMGVVFNVQEFFLVPFLLIGLFVGIFFITSLYGRIWCGWGCPQTIFRVIYRDLIETKILGLHKSISNKQLKAPLTINNIFKKFIAIVLFSFVAFLASATFLFYFVPPKEFFSYLANPFDHTVLFIFWICIALFMIIDIVWIAENFCIYMCPYARVQSVLYDDNTKMVIYDTNRGGLVYGSDSTLLAPPKKRDINNECINCHQCVKVCPTHIDIRKGMQLECINCLECVDACTSVMKKFDKPTLVNWSSFNAITTKSKIKYLRAKTMGYIAVLLIALCVALLMFSQKTPLLVNIDRNTQLYEVRKSGAVDNFYTFLFENPSKSESYFSFSINHKDIEIIKPKGDIKVKSHSKIKEVVILRAKNLEVQNDINDVLIPIEIVFYKVDNPKIRIKKKSIFVYPKKERLQKSLESKSYK, from the coding sequence ATGAAAATCTCATACAGAAAAAAACGCTACTTTTTTTATAGCCTACTATCTCTCATTCTAACTTTTCTGCCATTTATCACAATCAACAATAATCAGATTTTTTTGCTTTCTTTTATTCATAAAGAACTTCACCTCATGGGGGTGGTTTTTAATGTCCAAGAATTCTTTTTGGTTCCATTTTTATTAATTGGGTTATTTGTTGGTATTTTTTTTATTACATCTTTATATGGTAGGATTTGGTGTGGATGGGGATGCCCTCAAACAATTTTTAGGGTTATTTACAGAGATTTAATTGAAACCAAAATTTTAGGCTTACATAAAAGTATCTCTAACAAGCAATTAAAAGCCCCCTTAACTATCAACAATATTTTTAAGAAGTTTATTGCCATTGTCTTATTTTCATTTGTAGCCTTTTTAGCCTCAGCTACATTTCTTTTTTATTTTGTTCCTCCAAAAGAGTTTTTCTCCTATTTAGCAAATCCTTTTGATCATACAGTCTTATTCATTTTTTGGATTTGTATTGCACTATTTATGATTATCGATATTGTGTGGATAGCAGAAAACTTTTGTATTTATATGTGTCCTTATGCAAGGGTGCAATCTGTTCTCTATGATGATAATACAAAAATGGTGATTTATGATACAAATCGCGGTGGCTTAGTTTATGGTAGTGATTCTACCCTACTTGCACCACCCAAAAAAAGAGATATAAATAATGAATGTATCAATTGTCATCAGTGTGTTAAGGTATGTCCTACTCATATTGATATCCGCAAGGGTATGCAACTTGAGTGCATTAACTGCTTAGAATGTGTGGATGCTTGCACGAGTGTTATGAAAAAGTTTGATAAACCCACTTTGGTAAATTGGAGTTCTTTTAATGCAATTACTACAAAATCAAAGATAAAATATTTAAGAGCCAAAACAATGGGCTATATTGCCGTATTGCTGATTGCCTTATGCGTTGCCCTTTTAATGTTTTCTCAAAAAACACCTTTGCTGGTAAATATTGATCGCAATACGCAACTTTATGAAGTTAGAAAAAGTGGTGCTGTTGATAACTTTTATACTTTCTTATTTGAAAATCCAAGTAAATCAGAATCCTATTTTAGCTTTAGTATTAATCATAAAGATATTGAAATCATCAAACCAAAAGGTGATATTAAGGTCAAATCTCATAGCAAGATAAAAGAAGTAGTAATTTTAAGAGCAAAAAACTTAGAAGTACAAAATGATATAAATGATGTATTAATTCCTATAGAGATTGTTTTTTATAAGGTGGATAATCCTAAAATTAGGATCAAGAAAAAAAGCATATTTGTTTATCCCAAGAAAGAGAGATTGCAAAAAAGTTTAGAATCAAAAAGCTATAAGTAG
- a CDS encoding polysaccharide deacetylase family protein, translating into MATRLLFFSLIFLNFLQAVELKSIKEKYRDKTPVFWGYEHQGIISKIKTNKPIIFLTLDACSGEYDKRIIDLLQKEKIPAILFVNTRWIENHQLALQEIAKNPLFSIQNHGNSHKPLSIEGKSAYQIEGTKNIQEVYEEIILSDELITHLTGKKPTLFRSGTAYYDDVAIAIAKDLGYKIIGFDVIGDGGATFDKEQILLQAQKVTNGSILIYHFNHPQKDTYEGLKSVIKILKEKGFLFKSLIDYL; encoded by the coding sequence ATGGCAACAAGACTGTTATTTTTTAGCCTTATTTTTCTTAATTTTTTACAGGCTGTAGAACTAAAATCCATAAAAGAAAAATACAGGGATAAAACTCCTGTATTTTGGGGATATGAGCATCAAGGCATTATCTCAAAAATAAAAACTAACAAGCCTATTATTTTTCTGACTCTAGATGCTTGTAGTGGAGAATATGATAAAAGGATTATAGATTTATTACAAAAAGAAAAAATCCCTGCAATCCTCTTTGTTAATACAAGATGGATTGAAAATCATCAATTAGCACTTCAAGAGATTGCAAAGAATCCTCTCTTTTCAATTCAAAACCATGGCAACTCTCACAAACCCCTAAGCATAGAAGGAAAGAGTGCTTATCAAATAGAGGGGACAAAAAATATTCAAGAAGTTTATGAAGAGATTATCCTATCAGATGAGCTCATCACTCATCTTACAGGGAAAAAACCCACTTTGTTTCGTTCAGGAACTGCATACTATGATGATGTAGCCATTGCAATTGCAAAAGACTTGGGGTATAAGATTATTGGCTTTGATGTAATTGGTGATGGGGGTGCTACTTTTGATAAAGAACAGATACTACTTCAAGCACAAAAAGTTACAAATGGCTCTATATTAATCTATCACTTTAATCATCCACAAAAAGATACTTATGAGGGACTAAAATCTGTTATTAAAATTTTAAAAGAAAAGGGATTTTTGTTTAAAAGCCTCATAGATTATTTATAA
- the purU gene encoding formyltetrahydrofolate deformylase, translated as MLSSNKHTILVMSPDMQGLIFKISAILFDHHLNIEKNDEFVDKDQNMFFMRTEISGDIDRQKLLSEIKNALPNNAHIQIIPQVKKSIIIFCTKENHCLGDLLLRYESKELDVNIQAVISNYTDLGSLVEKFGINFIHISHQNLTREKHEELILKECEKYSFDYLVLAKYMRILSPNFVEKFEQRIINIHHSFLPAFIGANPYKQAFERGVKIIGATAHFVNNHLDEGPIIAQDVIRVDHTYTWKDMQKAGRDIEKIVFARAIDLALQNKIFVYGNKTVIF; from the coding sequence ATGTTATCATCAAATAAGCACACCATCTTAGTAATGTCCCCAGATATGCAGGGGCTAATTTTTAAAATTTCTGCGATTTTATTTGACCATCATTTAAATATAGAAAAAAATGATGAATTCGTGGATAAAGATCAAAATATGTTTTTTATGAGAACAGAAATAAGCGGGGATATTGATAGGCAAAAGCTTTTATCAGAAATCAAAAATGCATTACCCAATAATGCTCATATACAAATCATTCCTCAAGTAAAAAAATCCATCATTATTTTTTGCACTAAGGAAAATCATTGCTTGGGGGATCTTTTGCTTAGATATGAGAGCAAGGAGCTTGATGTAAATATCCAAGCAGTGATTAGTAATTATACAGACCTTGGTAGCTTGGTTGAAAAATTTGGAATTAATTTCATTCATATTTCTCATCAAAATCTTACAAGAGAAAAGCACGAAGAGCTGATTTTAAAAGAATGTGAAAAATACTCATTTGACTATCTTGTCCTAGCAAAATATATGAGAATCTTATCGCCAAATTTTGTAGAAAAATTTGAACAAAGAATCATCAATATTCATCATAGCTTTCTTCCTGCTTTCATAGGTGCTAATCCCTACAAGCAGGCATTTGAAAGAGGGGTAAAGATTATAGGTGCAACTGCACATTTTGTAAATAATCATTTGGATGAGGGTCCAATTATTGCTCAAGATGTGATTAGAGTTGATCATACCTATACTTGGAAGGATATGCAAAAGGCAGGAAGAGATATAGAAAAAATTGTTTTTGCAAGAGCAATTGATCTTGCATTACAAAATAAAATTTTTGTCTATGGCAACAAGACTGTTATTTTTTAG
- a CDS encoding linear amide C-N hydrolase, with protein MRKVVLIFCSIALIFSPTFACTGISIHTLDKKHIQARTIEWGEFALQSKLVISPQNQEFQSQTPQGKNGIKWRAKYGFVGISVAQDNFIGEGMNEAGLNAGLFYFAHYGSLSPFDPKKSNQSIADMDLVTYILSNFKSTDEVIEAFKHIVVVPFMLLEDGKAPPTAHWRVNDAQGKSIVIEIMNGEVKIHQNTIGVLTNSPNFEWHLTNLNNYINLKAGSAKPFKLGDQEIFAVGAGSGMLGLPGDFTPPSRFIRAAFFLHTAPKPKDAYEGITQAFHLLNLFDLPIGTEFIEKAKIPNLPSATQWTAVSNQSDREFFYKTMYNSQIRKVDLKQIDFTKVKAQVLKLDKEEKESFENVIIK; from the coding sequence ATGAGAAAGGTAGTTTTAATATTTTGCTCCATTGCATTGATATTTAGCCCAACATTTGCTTGCACAGGTATTTCTATCCACACTCTTGATAAAAAGCATATCCAAGCACGCACAATAGAATGGGGAGAGTTTGCCTTGCAAAGCAAACTTGTTATTTCGCCTCAAAATCAAGAATTTCAATCCCAAACTCCTCAAGGTAAAAATGGCATTAAGTGGAGGGCAAAGTATGGCTTTGTTGGAATTAGTGTCGCACAGGATAATTTTATTGGTGAGGGAATGAATGAAGCGGGATTAAATGCTGGATTGTTTTATTTTGCGCATTATGGTAGTCTTAGCCCATTTGACCCTAAAAAATCAAACCAATCTATTGCAGATATGGATTTAGTAACCTATATCCTCTCAAACTTCAAAAGCACAGATGAAGTCATTGAGGCATTTAAGCATATAGTTGTGGTTCCTTTTATGCTTTTAGAGGATGGAAAAGCACCTCCTACAGCCCATTGGAGAGTAAATGATGCACAGGGCAAAAGTATTGTTATAGAAATAATGAATGGAGAAGTTAAGATCCACCAAAACACCATAGGTGTTTTAACAAACTCTCCTAACTTTGAGTGGCATCTTACAAACCTTAATAATTACATCAATCTTAAAGCAGGATCTGCTAAACCTTTCAAATTGGGAGATCAGGAGATTTTTGCTGTAGGGGCTGGAAGTGGTATGTTAGGGCTACCTGGTGATTTTACTCCACCTTCAAGATTTATAAGGGCTGCATTTTTTCTTCACACAGCACCTAAGCCAAAGGATGCTTATGAGGGAATTACTCAAGCTTTTCATCTATTAAACCTTTTTGATTTACCCATTGGCACAGAATTTATAGAAAAAGCAAAGATACCAAATCTCCCTAGTGCTACCCAATGGACTGCTGTAAGTAACCAAAGCGATAGGGAATTTTTCTACAAAACAATGTATAACTCACAAATTAGAAAGGTGGATCTAAAGCAAATTGATTTTACAAAAGTTAAGGCACAAGTTCTAAAACTAGATAAGGAAGAAAAAGAGAGTTTTGAAAATGTTATCATCAAATAA